A genomic window from Solanum dulcamara chromosome 11, daSolDulc1.2, whole genome shotgun sequence includes:
- the LOC129872893 gene encoding protein SWEETIE isoform X1 — MAKNFVRDDVPLSRFGVLVAQLESIVASAAHKSPDPLLCFDLLSDLISAIAEESKDSILLCQRKCEDALYSLLVLGARKPVRHLASVAMARIIQKGDSISIYSRASSLQGFLSDGKKSEPQRIAGAAECLGELYHFFGRRITSGLLETTTIVSKLLKFNEDFVREEALQMLQNALEGSGGGAAASAYTDAFRIIMRTGIVDKSSIVRVAAARCLKAFASIGGPGLGVGELDNASSSCVKALEDPISSVRDAFAEALGALLGLGMNPDAQVVQPRGKNHFTPKKLDGGLERHLTLPFVKASGPRAKVLRVGLTLSWVSFLQAIRLKYLHPDTELEKHIFQVMDMLRADSLFDAQALACILYILRVGITDQMSEPTQRGLLVILGKQLQSPDATPSMRVAALRTMSYALKTLGEVPAEFKEVLDNTVVSAVSHHAPLVRVEAALTLRALAEVDPTCIGGLISYAITMLGAVRENISFEKGTNLKYELECLDGQAAVLAALVSISPNLPLGYPSRLPRSVLELSKKMIMESSRNPIAAAIEKEAGWMLLSSLLACMPKEELEDQVFDILSLWASAFQGNPERHISETKDLQSNISVWSAAVDALTAFINSFVSSGAVNKGILLEPVLLYLSRALSYILLLAAKDQMTFKQASDIFIIKTLIAYQSISDPTVYRRDHARLIQICATPYREASKCEESSCLRMLLDKRDAWLGPWNPGRDLFEDELRSFQGGKDGLAPCVWANELPSFPKPETISKMLVNQKLLCFGNIFASEDVGGMLSLLEMVEQCLRAGKKQAWHATSITNICVGLLSGLKALLALRPEPLPLEVLGLAQSIFQSTLAEGDICASQRRASSEGLGLLARLGNDVFTARLTRVLLGDINSAVDSNYAGSVALSLGCIHRSAGGIALSSLVPATVNSLSSLAKSSNTGLQIWSLHGLLLTVEAAGLSYVSHVQATLSLAMDILLSNEIGSTNLQQAVGRLINAIVAVLGPELSPDSIFFSRCKSVIAEVSSRQETATLYENVRFTQQLVLFAPQAVTVHYNVQTLLPTLSSRQPTLRRLALSTLRHLIEKDPGSIMNEHIEDTLFHMLDEETDAEIGSLARTTVMRLLYASCPSRPSQWLSICRNMILSSSSRVISTSDSSQNDSSSGLDGNTRLNTGDDDENMVSSSQNQSFQGYGSNHSIVYPPRDKHLRYRTRVFAAECLSHLPAAVGKNPVHFDIALARQQPASGSTSGDWLVLQLQELVSLAYQISTIQFENMRPVGVTLLSTIIDKFGTLDPELPGHLLLEQYQAQLVSAVRTALDSSSGPVLLEAGLQLATKILTCKIVSRDQLAVKRIFSLISRPLNEFNDLYYPSFAEWVSCKIKVRLLTAHASLKCYTFAFLKNQQKEINDEYLALLPLFSESSKILGIYWLCLLKDYSYIRTQSFPKENWKPFLDGIQSTLVSTKLLACLEEAWPLIVQAVALDAVPSNTYIKGSSETENQSITDLISGYSMVNLGSEEFRFLWGFALLLLFQGQDSVLGESRLHIGSVNTILSGGFVSDEVKSIALELCEVALPVFQVLLAERFFSVGFLTMDSCQELLQVCFFSMFVEDTWDNFAISILSQIVQNCPMDFLKTESFVCLVSELYLALLFKSFTSATSQYHSSWDDIVSVLLATAPTLLKKYEPKMGLKSILAFLLVGYKCIERASTEISLSRVHDFVQCLTSVMKTYVTDISELGNDSVGYLMTITRTCLTASVILADNCTKGIHQLENKRSNLHKLLLLKLALSLEQTTSFAKLAFEIQLLEENQGCKPVFYAMVCNATQCFRSALTDSDIQVQAIGLQILKGVLSRKINSEFYSFLVFFVGELVEDLGSVIQKLFKTPMNREVVAIAGECLKVLMLLQTLSRTNECQKCLMNLFLEAVLLCTTSENSSQEARDLKITAIKLVTQLAQLPDSSACIKEVLLTMPMMRRQQLQDIILSSVMQDQNQKQVNSTGPSFSIKLPAKIEECRKEENIVSAACREEVEDNSEEEEEDDWDTFQSFPSTNEVDPTKTDFQDSRSIENTISDGGFKGESISVPQDEVEETTAAISGGGFKGETISIPEDDVGGITVENRMASDNETLSGNADSSNQTQDLNGSQDGFHDDKLSDAHHMEKDRAVLHHDDVILPDSQFEVGKGTETYENLEVQKRTGGNLSSELGEHAEDVKAHDSSYDDHHRSRAESSETNEGALPNLQPAEIQSMALDDRNEEMKEQTTLDDHHEDEEMRDITSLKDHHDRIDLEDTASLKDHHEEKDLKDITSFMDHHEERKAENEDQRSNIDLSEQSPKKIEQTTLDDHHERIDLKDTTLHKDHHEEKDLKDITSFMDHHEERKAENEELRSDIDLSEQSPKNLEQTTLDDHHEKKDMRDITSVKDHHEKDMKDTTSLKDHDEERKAENEDQRSNIDLSEQSPKNLEGDELVSLDKK, encoded by the exons ATGGCGAAGAATTTTGTGAGAGATGACGTGCCACTATCAAGATTTGGAGTCTTGGTGGCGCAGTTGGAATCAATAGTCGCCTCAGCTGCTCACAAGTCTCCCGACCCTCTCCTCTGTTTTGATCTTCTTTCTGATCTCATCTCCGCCATTGCCGAAGAGTCCAAG GATTCTATACTGCTTTGTCAAAGGAAATGTGAGGATGCACTTTACTCTCTACTTGTGCTAGGCGCAAGGAAACCGGTGCGTCATTTGGCCTCAGTGGCAATGGCAAGGATTATACAAAAGGGTGATAGTATTTCAATATATTCCAGGGCTAGCAGTTTGCAGGGATTTCTCTCTGATGGAAAGAAGAGTGAGCCTCAACGAATCGCGG GTGCTGCCGAGTGCTTGGGAGAATTGTATCACTTTTTTGGGAGACGAATCACTTCAGGATTGCTTGAAACAACCACAATTGTCTCAAAACTACTGAAGTTCAATGAG GACTTTGTTAGAGAAGAAGCTTTACAGATGCTTCAAAATGCTTTGGAAGGCTCTGGTGGAGGTGCTGCTGCCTCAGCATATACTGATGCATTTCGTATCATTATGCGAACTGGGATCGTGGACAAATCATCTATCGTTAGAGTAGCTGCAGCTAGATGTCTAAAAGCATTTGCGAGCATCGGAGGGCCAGGATTAGGGGTTGGAGAACTTGATaatgcttcttcttcttgtgtCAAG GCCCTTGAAGATCCTATATCGTCTGTAAGGGATGCATTTGCCGAAGCTTTGGGAGCATTGCTTGGTCTTGGGATGAATCCTGACGCACAGGTT GTACAACCAAGGGGAAAAAATCATTTTACTCCCAAGAAACTTGATGGGGGTTTAGAGAGACACTTAACTTTGCCTTTTGTAAAAG CTAGTGGGCCTCGGGCGAAAGTTCTGCGAGTTGGCTTAACCTTGTCGTGGGTTTCTTTTCTCCAG GCAATCCGCTTGAAGTATCTTCACCCTGATACTGAGCTTGAAAAGCACATCTTTCAAGTGATGGACATGCTTCGTGCTGATAGTTTGTTTGATGCTCAAGCACTG GCCTGCATTTTATACATCCTTCGAGTGGGCATAACTGATCAAATGAGCGAACCTACACAGAGAGGCCTGTTGGTTATTTTGGGCAAACAG CTTCAATCTCCTGATGCTACTCCTTCCATGCGAGTTGCTGCTTTGCGAACAATGTCGTATGCTTTGAAAACTCTAGGGGAG GTTCCTGCCGAATTTAAGGAAGTTCTTGATAACACAGTTGTTTCTGCAGTTTCCCATCATGCACCATTG GTGCGTGTTGAGGCTGCTTTGACCTTGCGTGCATTAGCTGAGGTTGATCCTACATGTATTGGTGGTTTGATTTCTTATGCGATAACAATGCTTGGAGCAGttagagaaaatatttcatttgaaaaG GGAACTAATCTTAAGTATGAGCTGGAGTGTCTAGATGGTCAGGCTGCGGTTTTAGCAGCATTGGTGTCTATTTCTCCAAACTTACCTCTTGGTTATCCATCTCG GTTGCCCAGATCAGTACTTGAACTATCTAAGAAAATGATAATGGAATCAAGTCGGAATCCTATAGCAGCAGCCATTGAGAAGGAGGCTGGGTGGATGCTCTTGTCCTCACTGCTTGCGTGCATGCCAAAAGAG GAACTTGAGGATCAAGTTTTTGATATTCTTTCTTTATGGGCTTCTGCATTCCAAGGAAATCCAGAACGCCATATCAGTGAAACAAAAGATCTCCAATCTAACATAAG TGTATGGTCTGCTGCAGTGGATGCATTGACAGCATTCATAAATAGTTTCGTCTCTTCTGGTGCTGTGAACAAGGGGATCTTACTTGAACCAGTTTTGCTATACCTTAGTAG ggctttatcatatatattgcTGTTGGCAGCCAAAGACCAAATGACTTTCAAACAGGCATCAGACATTTTTATCATCAAGACACTAATAGCCTATCAGTCAATTTCAGATCCAACTGTATATCGAAGAGACCATGCACGTCTTATTCAGATATGCGCAACTCCTTATAG GGAAGCTTCCAAATGTGAGGAAAGTTCATGCTTGAGGATGCTGTTAGACAAAAGAGATGCTTGGCTGGGTCCTTGGAACCCTGGCAG GGATTTGTTTGAGGATGAACTTCGCTCATTTCAAGGTGGAAAAGATGGTCTCGCACCATGTGTATGGGCTAACGAGCTTCCGAGCTTTCCTAAG CCGGAGACTATAAGCAAAATGTTAGTAAATCAGAAGCTCCTCTGTTTTGGCAACATATTTGCTTCTGAG GATGTTGGGGGAATGCTCTCACTCCTAGAAATGGTTGAGCAGTGTCTGAGAGCTGGAAAGAAACAAGCTTGGCATGCTACCAGCATTACAAACATATGTGTGGGCCTGCTATCTGGCCTGAAG GCCTTGCTTGCTTTACGTCCTGAACCCTTACCATTAGAAGTACTTGGTTTGGCACAGTCTATATTTCAG AGCACTCTGGCTGAGGGTGACATCTGTGCTTCTCAACGCAGAGCATCATCTGAAGGACTTGGTCTATTAGCTCGTCTAGGAAATGATGTGTTTACTGCCAGATTG ACCAGAGTTCTCCTTGGTGATATAAATTCAGCTGTAGATTCGAACTATGCTGGTTCGGTTGCTCTGTCACTTGGTTGCATTCATCGCAG CGCAGGGGGAATTGCATTGTCAAGTTTGGTTCCTGCTACTGTTAATTCACTTTCTTCTCTGGCTAAAAGTTCAAACACTGGCTTACAAATTTGGTCTTTGCATGGTCTACTGTTGACTGTGGAGGCGGCTGGATTATCCTATGTTTCTCATGTTCAG GCGACACTTAGCCTAGCCATGGATATTCTGTTGTCAAATGAGATTGGTTCGACTAACCTGCAGCAGGCAGTGGGCCGCCTTATAAATGCTATTGTTGCTGTCCTTGGTCCTGAACTTTCCCCTGACAGCATTTTTTTCTCGCGCTGCAAG TCTGTCATTGCAGAGGTCAGCTCTCGGCAAGAGACTGCAACACTTTATGA GAATGTCCGATTCACTCAGCAGCTAGTTCTTTTTGCACCACAAGCTGTTACTGTGCATTACAATGTGCAAACACTGCTCCCAACTCTATCCTCAAGACAG CCAACACTGCGACGTTTAGCTCTATCCACTCTGAGACATCTCATTGAAAAGGATCCA GGGTCCATCATGAATGAACATATAGAAGATACATTGTTCCATATGCTGGATGAGGAAACTGATGCTGA GATTGGAAGCTTAGCACGAACTACAGTTATGAGATTGCTTTATGCATCATGTCCATCACGGCCATCACAATGGCTATCAATTTGCCGCAACATG ATTCTTTCGTCATCCTCAAGAGTGATCAGCACAAGTGACAGTTCACAAAATGATTCTTCAAGTGGTTTGGATGGTAACACTAGACTGAATACTGGAGATGATGATGAGAACATGGTGTCGAGCTCCCAAAACCAAAGCTTTCAAGGTTATGGAAGCAATCATTCCATTGTCTATCCTCCTAGGGACAAACACCTCAGATATCGAACAAGAGTTTTTGCTGCAGA GTGTTTGAGTCATCTTCCTGCAGCAGTTGGAAAGAATCCAGTGCATTTTGACATAGCTTTGGCAAGACAGCAGCCTGCCAGTGGATCGACTTCTGGAGACTGGCTGGTTCTTCAATTGCAAGAACTAGTTTCACTTGCTTATCAG ATCAGCACAATTCAGTTTGAGAACATGCGGCCAGTTGGTGTGACCCTTCTGAGTACTATTATTGACAAG TTTGGAACATTGGACCCTGAGCTACCTGGTCACCTTCTTCTGGAACAGTATCAG GCCCAATTAGTTTCTGCAGTTCGAACTGCATTGGACTCGTCCTCTGGTCCTGTCCTATTGGAAGCAGGCTTGCAGCTCGCCACAAAG ATATTGACATGTAAAATTGTTAGCCGGGATCAACTTGCTGTAAAACggatattttcattgatttcacGTCCTCTAAATGAATTCAATGACCTTTACTATCCATCCTTTGCAGAATGGGTCTCGTGTAAG ATTAAAGTGAGACTCCTTACAGCACATGCCTCTCTGAAATGTTACACCTTTGCATTCttgaaaaatcaacaaaaggAGATTAATGATGAATATTTAGCTTTATTGCCTCTTTTCTCTGAGAGTTCAAAAATTCTTGGAATTTACTGGCTCTGTCTTCTGAAGGACTACAGCTATATTAGGACTCAGTCATTTCCTAAAGAAAAT TGGAAACCATTTCTTGATGGGATTCAGTCTACACTAGTTTCAACTAAGTTGCTAGCATGTCTGGAAGAAGCTTGGCCACTGATCGTGCAAGCGGTGGCATTAGATGCAGTTCCTTCGAACACTTACATAAAAGGATCCTCAGAAACTGAAAACCAGTCTATTACAGACTTAATTTCGGGTTATAGCATGGTTAATTTGGGTTCAGAAGAATTTCGATTTTTGTGGGGCTttgctcttcttcttctatttcaGGGGCAAGATTCGGTTCTTGGTGAATCTAGGCTACATATTGGTTCTGTCAATACCATATTAAGTGGTGGCTTTGTTAGTGATGAAGTAAAGTCAATTGCTTTGGAGTTGTGCGAAGTTGCTCTGCCTGTGTTTCAAGTCCTGTTAGCAGAGAGATTCTTTAGTGTAGGATTTCTCACTATGGATTCCTGTCAAGAACTGCTGCAG GTTTGCTTTTTCTCCATGTTTGTTGAAGATACATGGGACAATTTTGCTATCTCTATTTTATCACAG ATTGTGCAGAACTGCCCTATGGATTTCCTGAAGACCGAAAGTTTTGTGTGTTTAGTATCAGAACTTTATTTGGCGCTTCTTTTTAAATCCTTCACAAG TGCAACTTCTCAATACCATTCAAGCTGGGACGATATTGTTTCTGTCTTACTTGCCACAGCACCAACACTTCTAAAAAAATATGAGCCAAAG ATGGGTTTGAAATCAATTTTGGCTTTTCTTTTGGTTGGTTACAAGTGCATTGAAAGGGCTTCAACCGAAATTTCTCTTTCAAGAGTTCATGATTTTGTCCAATGTCTAACTTCTGTGATGAAAACATATGTTACTG ATATCTCTGAACTTGGAAATGATAGCGTTGGTTACTTGATGACAATAACAAGAACTTGTCTGACTGCGAGTGTTATTTTGGCTGACAATTGCACTAAAGGAATTCATCAGCTTGAGAATAAGAGGTCCAACTTACATAAACTGCTGCTGTTGAAGCTTGCTCTCTCTCTTGAACAGACTACATCATTTGCTAAACTAGCTTTTGAAATTCAACTTCTCGAAGAAAACCAAGGATGTAAGCCAGTATTTTATGCCATGGTATGCAATGCCACCCAGTGCTTCAGGAGTGCTCTTACTGATTCTGACATTCAG GTCCAAGCAATCGGGTTGCAAATACTGAAAGGTGTGCTATCAAGGAAAATCAATTCGGAGTTTTACTCTTTCCTTGTATTCTTTGTTGGGGAACTTGTTGAAGACCTTGGATCTGTAATCCAGAAACTCTTTAAG ACACCTATGAACAGGGAAGTGGTGGCTATTGCTGGGGAGTGTTTGAAGGTTTTAATGCTTCTTCAGACACTCTCAAGAACTAATGAGTGTCAGAAATGCCTAATGAATCTGTTTTTGGAAGCTGTTCTCCTCTGTACAACCTCAGAGAATTCTTCTCAG GAAGCACGTGATTTGAAGATCACAGCTATAAAATTGGTTACACAACTGGCTCAACTCCCTGACTCATCTGCTTGTATCAAGGAGGTCTTACTGACAATGCCCATGATGAGAAGACAACAATTGCAG GATATAATACTTTCTTCTGTGATGCAAGACCAGAACCAGAAACAAGTCAATTCCACTGGACCATCTTTTAGTATCAAGTTGCCTGCAAAAATCGAGGAATGTAGAAAAGAGGAAAATATCGTTTCAGCTGCTTGCAGAGAAGAGGTGGAGGACAATtcagaggaagaggaagaagatgatTGGGATACTTTTCAGTCTTTTCCTTCTACTAACGAAGTTGATCCTACTAAAACTGATTTCCAGGACTCTCGATCAATTGAAAACACAATTTCAGATGGTGGCTTTAAGGGAGAATCCATTTCTGTACCACAGGATGAGGTAGAAGAAACTACTGCTGCAATTTCAGGTGGTGGCTTCAAGGGAGAAACTATTTCAATACCTGAGGATGACGTAGGAGGAATTACTGTTGAAAATCGAATGGCTAGTGACAATGAGACTCTGTCAGGCAATGCCGATAGCAGCAACCAGACACAGGATCTTAATGGTTCCCAAGATGGCTTCCATGATGACAAGTTATCTGATGCTCACCACATGGAGAAGGATAGAGCAGTTTTACACCACGATGATGTGATCTTGCCTGATTCTCAGTTTGAGGTAGGAAAAGGCACTGAAACATATGAAAATTTGGAGGTCCAAAAGAGAACGGGTGGCAATTTGTCTTCTGAACTGGGGGAACATGCTGAAGATGTAAAAGCACATGATTCCTCTTATGATGATCATCATAGAAGTAGAGCGGAATCTAGTGAAACAAATGAAGGTGCTTTGCCGAATCTTCAACCTGCTGAAATACAAAGCATGGCACTTGATGATCGCAATGAGGAAATGAAAGAACAAACTACACTTGATGATCACCATGAGGATGAGGAGATGAGAGACATAACGTCACTCAAGGATCACCATGACCGGATCGATTTGGAAGACACAGCCTCACTCAAGGATCACCATGAGGAGAAGGATTTGAAAGACATAACCTCATTCATGGATCACCATGAGGAGAGAAAAGCAGAAAACGAAGACCAACGTTCTAATATAGATTTGTCTGAGCAGTCTCCTAAAAAAATAGAACAAACTACACTTGATGATCACCATGAGCGGATCGATTTGAAAGACACAACCTTACACAAGGATCACCATGAGGAGAAGGATTTGAAAGATATAACCTCATTCATGGATCACCATGAGGAGAGAAAAGCAGAAAACGAAGAGCTACGTTCTGATATAGATTTGTCTGAGCAGTCTCCTAAAAATTTAGAACAAACTACACTTGATGATCACCATGAGAAGAAGGATATGAGAGACATAACCTCAGTCAAGGATCACCATGAGAAGGATATGAAAGACACAACCTCACTCAAGGATCACGATGAAGAGAGAAAAGCAGAAAACGAAGACCAGCGTTCTAATATAGATCTGTCTGAGCAATCTCCTAAAAATTTAGAAGGTGACGAACTAGTCAGCCTCGACAAAAAATGA